Proteins from a genomic interval of Crassostrea angulata isolate pt1a10 chromosome 7, ASM2561291v2, whole genome shotgun sequence:
- the LOC128192783 gene encoding serine-rich adhesin for platelets-like isoform X2: MTDKFGLGSGHEKRQTMNGDIDDGPAPLFISEEENVVEKKKTVHNSTEKKRKEQIRHWIQQIGEQLPPLVTQKTEKERHGRSTLEIVEKACNYIKELKAKLENDEELQKVRLELDNMRAERDRLQEILKMAGYAATQETPPPSMAGSGQEPVVDQEQKKKTKKRNTINLQLDLKKQQQAAAAAAAQQQQESQQQNAALANGAAGMQDMLAQGIVGNPMTNFPNMMLGGAGQQLINQQMFMNSMMFGVPPAGGSQMPMGGNPCMQAQTPFNQGQTLMGQQSDKNAAEAGAGLLQLAMQDAGITPSSSNSNSTQPEESLTTTSGQRSSANDQSMLGSALHTLASVASNTQNVTNVSQIPASQVQSNASLIQTGTTTTTTQSVNSMAPIMATGQQNMNGTMNMSFGQQQMATNMMQGNQVMNSGTPNAMQQIMFINEQGVPCIANVPVGIDPTSLGLPNMGKQIVGMDKSGNLLIQNVSGQKDDQQALLANTLAQQQMNLAMQGIQQPFQQGQTNVSMGANNMVQQPVNNQLALNQQLMQPMQGSIQGLNNPPNPQGLILPASQTGNLLTVNSVPNFSNPQNQLPQALLLPNGQIIPVVSNPNLFAPGQAPPNQLITPGGQPNAMQQGAGIPQRLPMPQNIMTSDGSQMIVTSTGQFQVAPQNNLNIQGQAAVQQGLLMTTNSILPQVSPSSSSTASGTTSLVTTSVITSTVTSTPGVNSNQKVKTTTSASSTTSPEEVLLSQNQANLVQAGIDSSSTVTSQVMTSDPNSASMKILNPQLQSVLHGQLGGSTAPILLTMNCNGQPTSILVDPTTMQVLGTVQTQQPPQQPNLNPSNPVGTSTPSKKNKKNAQRAICPKPQVSNTSSAITAVTSVMNPIVGTTVTLPTQANSAVGSGVWNSDKESMEALPAPSAPVTKKSSSKSKSKSKASKANSENQLEVQTKTDSSGEMGEQDILAKAAESIFSNISPVNFYNPANEDNPLQIDTSVCEGEEDGKESESPKKDASKGKVGATDNSAVLESDMSETNADDVRSKSKKDYPGPLKEQSPDENDILTNILKAAESNEQEKTSEGGNSSSNQVSESLFDMMSTTTVEPAKKSKKSKKSKAGNNTAEADDASAKNSTAINISEGKSSTQNSKKSNKKSKKNEQENTLKETVDEQESLISMPEEITFCENDIEDVLNQVEKMGNSFGSPTGSVGGKKSSKSKKDRSETADSEPANKKRKKNHSKEKSKEADPSQQGSSGAKASLSVYDFDEDTDFSTPLFPFHQTRNISGNSNAKNQTTAPGSDKTPTSSSSPLFSMPVITTESSSTTPLFEDFPMTPKKRGKHKKNRKAEEKTTENSVSQKSDSDLLDSHCVDRLDTETSIESDRNSFSEVSKKNGDNPMEKMDVEYSSKDNGFFDKTDTRQHSLSFPSEQTNSKTSTSVAFESQGSKEQQVSVGTQNMDTNRLDRTEGNLNSSRKSAMPRSNADPMTNLTVDTNDIESTVNNLLGLSPHMLSPSNQSNLRQKQVQQSPQLQTPKSASPASLKSPMASPAVTYQQQMHMSNDHIMSRTSISSSISNNPELSYSAESLFSSQSKHLDSSRSLDTNSSNLQQTSKMSAGSDSIMKSSEESSSAVRPKSIYSADNFVQSAKSDKSSKSAPNVISPPMSTNLSRVQNENSSDGFNFNNIGLNLSTPTTSANSFMDSLTMSPIISTIANSTSSSTPFTFTLSSVSSTNTTSTASMMQSSSSQSQNSTHQGNHNFPFYSPHQSPQRPPSHHQRQPTTSASPQHTNSAPNNISSSQPQRPPVNNLSNFDLNLPPSNSQMPPSQPSQRRSSRGEHDARMSQHMPTMAESQYSYGMSRNCSVQEQRPREPTSMPREEPPSFPNITVTTHEGPLNMGMSKSNPHKRMNDIGQGSMSSKSSGDSRTDRSSGVGYSMNSNMQPFFPPPNFSNSTSNPLETPPLHHRPILGSDNQGSMGVRGFDPVFSPSQGYNPVQQGFGSNRFESNNMPPFSQRDSGTQPLSHTPPNQVMDGRKSANPPASQTAKANKQPSQPMQGSQSNRAMNGPPSHRSGPTPPQAQPQGSHRPNPQQQLSQPPSQQSRSKSSSSSSRSSSKQSQKKKQNYVEMESGIPPHPAMFEANRMTPLFPLPPARSPPFPANLFGSGPHQGASMSKNSELSSPFNQLFPQARPQNGLGFQFNNFGMNSVHGAMSNSPQITPHSGSVTVTPHMSNFTFTNIFSDVNNSSQNDALNISPIKFPHPNTMLPPQGMDPNSLHHPHQQGSSIYHHHNRAHPSSVIHNAMNINSILGHNHHSFDSRGMSQGINTSVAPPFPGHGHPPGFGMPPLNFSMHDT, translated from the exons ATGACCGACAAATTTG GACTAGGGAGCGGTCATGAAAAAAGACAGACGATGAACGGGGATATTGACGATGGACCGGCTCCACTCTTTATTTCTGAGGAAGAAAA TGTGGTGGAGAAGAAGAAAACAGTCCACAACTCAACAGAGAAGAAACGGAAGGAGCAGATTCGGCACTGGATCCAGCAGATTGGAGAACAACTGCCTCCTCTGGTCACCCAGAAAACCGAGAAGGAAAGACATGGAAGG agtacCTTAGAAATTGTGGAGAAAGCCTGCAACTATATAAAGGAGTTAAAAGCAAAGCTAGAAAATg ACGAGGAATTGCAGAAGGTCCGGTTGGAGCTAGATAACATGAGGGCTGAAAGAGACCGGTTACAGGAAATTCTAAAAATGGCAG GATATGCTGCCACTCAAGAGACACCGCCCCCGAGCATGGCAGGATCCGGGCAGGAACCAGTGGTGGATCAAGAGCAAAAGAAAAAGACCAAGAAAAGAAACACCATCAATCTGCAGCTGGACCTGAAAAAGCAGCAACAGGCCGCGGCAGCTGCTGCTGCCCAGCAACAACAGGAAAGCCAACAACAAAACGCAGCATTGGCGAACGGTGCAGCGGGTATGCAAGACATGCTTGCACAGGGTATTGTGGGTAACCCCATGACAAACTTTCCTAACATGATGCTAGGTGGTGCAGGGCAGCAACTGATTAACCAACAGATGTTTATGAACTCCATGATGTTCGGTGTGCCCCCTGCTGGTGGCAGTCAGATGCCCATGGGAGGTAATCCATGCATGCAGGCTCAGACCCCTTTCAATCAAG GTCAGACTTTGATGGGACAGCAGTCGGATAAAAACGCTGCCGAGGCTGGAGCAGGGTTACTCCAACTGGCCATGCAAGATGCTGGCATCACCCCCAGTAGTAGTAACAGTAACTCCACACAGCCAGAAGAGTCCCTGACGACCACTTCAGGTCAGCGATCCAGCGCCAATGACCAGAGCATGTTGGGATCCGCCCTTCACACCCTCGCATCTGTAGCCTCAAATACTCAGAATGTGACAAATGTTTCACAGATCCCTGCGAGTCAAGTTCAATCAAACGCTTCGTTGATTCAGACTGGCACAACCACAACCACCACCCAGTCTGTCAACTCCATGGCACCCATCATGGCCACCGGTCAGCAGAACATGAATGGGACGATGAACATGTCCTTTGGACAGCAGCAGATGGCAACAAACATGATGCAGGGCAATCAAGTGATGAATTCTGGGACGCCTAATGCCATGCAGCAAATTATGTTCATCAATGAGCAGGGTGTTCCGTGTATTGCAAACGTTCCAGTGGGGATCGATCCCACTTCCCTCGGACTTCCAAATATGGGGAAGCAGATTGTGGGCATGGATAAAAGTGGGAATTTGTTGATTCAGAATGTGTCCGGACAAAAAGATGATCAGCAGGCACTTTTAGCCAACACTCTAGCTCAGCAACAGATGAATCTGGCAATGCAGGGTATTCAGCAGCCTTTTCAACAAGGGCAGACAAATGTCTCCATGGGAGCCAACAACATGGTACAACAGCCTGTGAACAATCAGCTGGCCCTGAACCAGCAACTCATGCAACCAATGCAGGGCTCAATTCAGGGCCTGAACAACCCCCCAAACCCCCAGGGCCTTATTCTGCCTGCCAGCCAGACTGGCAATCTTCTGACTGTTAATTCTGTTCCCAATTTCTCAAATCCACAGAATCAACTTCCCCAGGCCTTGCTTTTACCAAACGGCCAAATTATACCGGTTGTGTCTAATCCAAACTTGTTTGCGCCGGGTCAGGCCCCGCCCAATCAGCTGATTACGCCAGGAGGTCAGCCAAATGCAATGCAG CAGGGAGCCGGGATCCCCCAGCGTTTACCTATGCCTCAGAACATCATGACATCAGATGGTTCCCAGATGATCGTCACAAGCACTGGACAGTTTCAG GTTGCTCCTCAGAATAATTTGAATATTCAAGGGCAAGCTGCAGTGCAACAAGGATTGCTAATGACAACAAATTCCATCCTTCCGCAGGTGTCTCCCTCCTCGAGTTCTACAGCCTCCGGAACCACCAGCTTGGTGACGACCTCCGTCATAACCAGCACCGTGACCTCGACCCCAGGGGTCAACTCCAATCAAAAGGTCAAGACCACAACAAGTGCTAGTTCAACCACCTCTCCCGAAGAAGTGTTACTGAGTCAGAACCAGGCAAATCTGGTTCAAGCCGGAATAGACAGTTCTTCAACTGTGACATCACAAGTGATGACCTCTGACCCCAACAGTGCTTCGATGAAGATTCTCAATCCCCAGTTACAGAGTGTGCTGCATGGACAGTTAGGTGGGTCAACGGCGCCCATTCTTCTGACAATGAACTGTAACGGACAGCCCACTAGTATTCTTGTAGATCCAACCACCATGCAGGTTTTAG GAACTGTGCAAACTCAGCAACCTCCCCAGCAACCAAACCTGAATCCTAGCAACCCTGTGGGCACTAGCACCCCCAGCAAGAAGAACAAGAAGAATGCTCAGCGTGCCATCTGTCCCAAGCCCCAGGTGTCCAATACTTCTAGTGCTATAACTGCTGTGACTAGTGTGATGAATCCCATTGTTGGGACGACAGTGACTTTGCCCACTCAGGCTAATTCAGCTGTGGGATCAGGTGTGTGGAATTCAGACAAGGAATCCATGGAAGCGTTGCCCGCTCCTAGTGCTCCGGTTACCAAAAAGTCCTCATCCAAATCCAAATCCAAGTCTAAAGCCAGCAAAGCAAATTCAGAAAACCAACTGGAAGTGCAAACAAAGACTGACAGCAGTGGAGAAATGGGAGAACAAGACATTCTGGCCAAAGCTGCTGAATCCATCTTTTCCAATATCTCtcctgtgaatttttataaTCCGGCAAATGAAGACAATCCATTACAGATTGACACTAGCGTTTGCGAAGGAGAGGAAGATGGAAAAGAAAGTGAATCGCCCAAAAAGGATGCAAGCAAAGGAAAAGTAGGTGCTACAGACAATTCAGCAGTGTTAGAGTCAGACATGtctgaaactaatgctgatgATGTGAGAAGCAAGAGTAAAAAAGACTATCCTGGCCCTCTTAAAGAGCAATCTCCGGATGAGAAtgacattttaacaaatattttgaaggCAGCAGAGTCCAATGAACAAGAAAAGACATCTGAAGGTGGAAACAGTTCCAGCAATCAAGTGAGCGAGAGTTTGTTTGATATGATGTCGACAACAACGGTGGAACCTgctaaaaaatccaaaaaatctaAGAAATCCAAGGCAGGAAATAACACTGCTGAAGCTGATGATGCTAGTGCAAAAAATTCGACAGCAATAAATATTTCAGAAGGAAAATCCAGCACgcaaaattctaaaaaatcgaacaaaaaatcaaagaaaaacgAACAAGAAAATACCTTAAAGGAGACCGTTGATGAACAAGAGTCCTTAATCTCGATGCCCGAAGAGATCACTTTCTGTGAAAATGATATTGAGGATGTGTTGAACCAAGTGGAAAAAATGGGAAATTCGTTTGGGAGTCCCACAGGAAGTGTCGGTGGTAAGAAGTCTTCTAAGTCCAAAAAAGACAGGAGTGAAACCGCTGATTCTGAGCCAGCCAATAAAAAGAGGAAAAAGAATCACTCCAAAGAGAAATCCAAGGAGGCTGATCCATCTCAACAGGGTTCGTCTGGTGCCAAAGCCTCTTTATCAGTGTATGACTTTGATGAGGATACAGACTTTTCCACTCCTCTTTTTCCATTTCACCAGACTAGGAACATCAGTGGGAATTCCAATGCAAAGAACCAGACCACGGCTCCAGGCAGTGACAAAACTCCTACCTCTTCCTCCAGTCCGCTCTTCTCCATGCCGGTGATAACCACAGAATCGAGCTCAACCACACCACTTTTTGAAGACTTTCCTATGACGCCCAAAAAGCGTGGAAAGCACAAAAAGAACAGAAAGGCAGAGGAGAAAACGACAGAAAATTCCGTTTCCCAAAAATCAGATAGTGATCTTTTAGACTCTCATTGTGTGGATAGACTGGATACTGAGACCAGTATAGAGAGTGATAGGAATTCATTCAGTGAAGTGTCCAAGAAAAACGGTGATAATCCAATGGAAAAAATGGATGTTGAGTACTCCTCGAAAGACAATGGTTTCTTTGATAAAACTGACACAAGGCAGCATTCTTTATCTTTTCCTAGTGAACAAACTAACAGCAAAACTTCTACATCCGTAGCTTTTGAATCTCAAGGGAGCAAGGAACAACAGGTGTCAGTGGGCACGCAAAACATGGATACGAACAGACTGGACAGGACAGAGGGAAATCTGAACTCCAGCAGAAAGTCTGCCATGCCCAGATCTAATGCTGATCCAATGACCAATTTGACTGTGGATACAAATGATATTGAATCCACAGTGAACAATTTGTTAGGATTGTCCCCTCACATGCTCTCGCCAAGCAACCAAAGCAACTTGAGGCAGAAACAAGTGCAACAATCGCCACAGCTGCAGACCCCCAAATCTGCTTCCCCGGCCTCCCTGAAGTCGCCTATGGCTTCACCCGCCGTCACATATCAACAGCAGATGCATATGTCCAATGATCACATCATGTCCAGAACCTCCATTTCATCCTCCATATCGAACAATCCTGAACTCTCCTATTCTGCTGAGTCCCTGTTTAGCTCCCAGTCCAAACACTTGGACAGTTCCCGGAGTTTAGACACAAACTCCAGTAACTTGCAACAGACATCCAAGATGTCTGCTGGTTCTGATTCCATAATGAAGTCCAGTGAGGAAAGCTCAAGTGCAGTCAGACCCAAATCAATATACTCTGCTgacaattttgtgcaaagtgcTAAAAGTGACAAGTCGTCCAAATCGGCCCCTAATGTGATAAGTCCACCGATGTCGACAAACTTGTCCCGcgttcaaaatgaaaatagctccgatggatttaatttcaataacatTGGTCTCAATTTATCCACCCCTACCACATCAGCAAATTCTTTCATGGATAGTTTGACAATGTCTCCAATCATATCAACGATTGCAAATTCAACCTCATCCTCCACACCGTTCACTTTCACGTTATCTTCAGTCTCCTCCACCAACACTACATCCACGGCATCAATGATGCAGTCCTCCTCATCGCAATCTCAAAATTCAACACACCAAGGAAACCACAACTTTCCGTTTTATTCTCCACATCAGTCGCCGCAACGACCACCGTCTCACCACCAGCGACAACCAACAACATCAGCTTCGCCACAGCACACAAATTCTGCACCAAACAACATATCATCCAGTCAGCCTCAAAGGCCTCCAGTGAACAATCTCTCAAACTTTGACTTGAATCTACCGCCTTCCAACTCGCAAATGCCTCCCTCACAGCCGTCACAGCGGAGATCTTCTCGTGGCGAGCATGATGCTAGGATGTCCCAGCACATGCCAACCATGGCTGAGTCACAGTATTCTTATGGAATGTCAAGAAATTGTTCTGTCCAGGAACAGAGGCCAAGGGAGCCAACTTCGATGCCGCGAGAAGAACCCCCCAGCTTTCCAAATATCACAGTTACAACCCATGAGGGACCACTTAATATGGGCATGAGCAAATCTAATCCACACAAACGAATGAACGACATTGGACAAGGAAGTATGTCCTCCAAATCTAGTGGTGACTCCAGGACAGATAGGTCATCTGGAGTCGGTTACAGTATGAACAGCAACATGCAGCCATTTTTTCCACCTCCCAACTTTTCCAACTCCACCAGTAACCCCTTGGAGACTCCACCTTTGCACCACCGTCCCATCCTAGGGAGTGACAACCAGGGCAGTATGGGTGTTCGGGGCTTTGACCCAGTTTTTTCACCCTCTCAAGGTTACAATCCTGTCCAGCAAGGTTTTGGGAGTAATAGGTTTGAAAGCAACAACATGCCACCCTTTTCACAGAGGGATTCGGGGACCCAGCCGCTGAGTCACACTCCTCCCAATCAAGTGATGGACGGCCGCAAGTCTGCCAATCCTCCTGCATCTCAGACGGCCAAGGCCAACAAACAGCCTTCTCAGCCCATGCAGGGAAGCCAGTCTAACAGAGCCATGAACGGTCCCCCTTCACACAGGTCAGGGCCCACACCTCCACAGGCTCAGCCCCAGGGTTCCCACAGACCAAACCCTCAGCAACAACTCTCTCAACCTCCCTCTCAACAATCCAGATCAAAGTCATCAAGCTCAAGTTCAAGGTCTTCGTCAAAACAGtcacaaaagaaaaaacaaaactacGTGGAGATGGAGAGTGGTATACCCCCACACCCTGCCATGTTTGAGGCCAACAGAATGACACCTCTGTTTCCCCTACCCCCAGCCAGATCTCCTCCATTCCCGGCAAACTTGTTTGGTTCGGGACCTCATCAAGGTGCTTCTATGTCCAAAAATTCTGAACTCAGTAGTCCTTTCAACCAACTGTTTCCCCAAGCCCGTCCGCAAAATGGACTTGGATTTCAGTTTAATAATTTTGGAATGAATAGTGTCCATGGTGCCATGTCTAACTCGCCCCAGATTACCCCTCACTCTGGAAGTGTCACTGTGACTCCGCACATGTCAAATTTCACCTTCACAAACATCTTCTCGGACGTCAATAACTCTTCACAGAATGATGCGCTAAATATCTCACCCATCAAGTTTCCTCATCCGAATACCATGCTCCCTCCACAAGGCATGGATCCAAATTCACTTCATCATCCACATCAACAGGGTTCATCCATCTACCACCACCACAACCGAGCTCATCCATCATCCGTCATCCACAATGCCATGAACATCAATAGCATACTGGGCCATAATCACCACAGCTTTGATTCTAGGGGAATGTCGCAAGGAATAAATACCTCTGTGGCCCCTCCTTTTCCCGGACATGGGCACCCCCCAGGGTTTGGAATGCCCCCACTCAATTTCTCCATGCATGACACATGA